In Vibrio pomeroyi, the genomic window ATCAAGCTTGATGTTGACCATTTCATACTTGCCCAATAACGAAGGCAGTTGAGAAGTTGTATGACAGCTTTCATCAGCACACAGTGGGATAGGATGCTTGATGTGTGCCAACGAGGCATCATGCTGCTGTGGTAAAGGTTGCTCAATCATCGCGATATCAAACTCAGTCAGCTGATTGAACAGCTCTTCAAGATTCAGCCCAGTCCATGCTTCATTGGCATCCAGTACAATTTTAACTTCTGGTGCTGCTTCTCGGACAGCGCGCACACGCTCTACTACTTGCTCACCATCAAGCTTCACTTTTAGAAGTTTCGCACCGTTCGCCACATAATCACGGGCTTGTGTTGCCATCGCTTCTGGTGTGCCAATCGAGACAGTCATTGCGGTAACAATCTGCTTAGGTAACTCGAACAAGCTATTCGGAAAGATCTGGTCGTTCTGCTGCGCTTGATAATCCCAAAGCGCACAATCGATAGCATTACGCGCAGCTCCTCCAGTCAACGAAGACTGAAGATGATCTCGTAATTCTTCAGGATCGGTCATACCACGCTCAAAAGCCGTTTCAAGAGAGCTAGCAGCTTGTTGAATCTGCGCCAACACAGACTCTGATGACTCACCATAACGGGGATAAGGCGTACACTCGCCTTGCGCTTGTTTGCCATTATGCTCGATGTAAACGCGAACAACATGACACTCTGTTCGGCTGCCTCGAGAGATGCGAAAAGGCGTTTGCATCGCGATAGTAACGGGTTCTGCTGTAATCTTCATAATTTCACTCGGTTGATGTTCGCTTTAACAAATGGAAACGTAGAAATGATGAAATCGTTAAAGTGAATGTCGCAAATGATCAGTAATATGTTGTACACCAAATCGCACCGGATCCGTCACTGGCACTTGATAAAGTGTGGTCCATTTTTGGCACAATGTCTCAGCCTCTTCAACGCTAACCGCCGATGTGTTCAGGCAGATACCCACCAGCTTCACATCTGGATTTGTCAGTCGCGCGGCTTGCAAATTAGCGTCAATCGTCTGTTCTATCGTGGGTAATTTGGCATGCGGGAGATTACGAACATGTGGTCGC contains:
- the dgcA gene encoding N-acetyl-D-Glu racemase DgcA: MKITAEPVTIAMQTPFRISRGSRTECHVVRVYIEHNGKQAQGECTPYPRYGESSESVLAQIQQAASSLETAFERGMTDPEELRDHLQSSLTGGAARNAIDCALWDYQAQQNDQIFPNSLFELPKQIVTAMTVSIGTPEAMATQARDYVANGAKLLKVKLDGEQVVERVRAVREAAPEVKIVLDANEAWTGLNLEELFNQLTEFDIAMIEQPLPQQHDASLAHIKHPIPLCADESCHTTSQLPSLLGKYEMVNIKLDKTGGLTEALALAEEAQRLGFTLMSGCMLGTSLAMRAALPIAVQSEIIDLDGPVLLGQDVSPALTYRDGMIIL